The genomic segment CGCTTCAAAGGCGTTAATATCTTCAGGTCCATTTGGATAGAGGCGGGTCAGCAGCGGCACCACTTGGGACAGGGCATCCAGATCATCCCAGGTCACAATCAATCCGGCGGCTCTGGCGATCGCCAGCATATGGATGCTGTGGTTGGTGCTGCCCCCTGAGGCCAGCAAGGCTACCAGCCCATTGACCAGACAGCGAGCATCCACCACCTCAGCCAGGGGGCGATAATCACCACTGCCTCTGGCGATCCTGACCATGTGGCTGGCTATTTTTGCGGTCAGGGCCTCACGTAGCTCAGTATCGGGGGGCACAAAGGCAGAGCCCGGAAGCATCAGCCCCATCACCTCAAATACCAGCTGGTTGGTGTTTGCCGTACCGTAAAAGGTACAGGTCCCGGGAGAGTGATAGGCCCGGCATTCCATCTCGAGCAGCGCCTGTTTATTCACCTCGCCAGCAGCATACTGCTGGCGGATGCTGACCTTCTCACTGTTAGAGATCCCGCTGCCCATGGGACCTGCCGGTACAAAGGCTGCCGGCAGATGGCCAAAGGCCAGGGCTCCCATCAGCTGGCCCGGTGCGATCTTATCGCAGATCCCAAGCAGCAGGGTGGCATCAAAGGTGTTATGGCTCAGACCGATGGCTGTGGCCTGGGCAATCAGATCCCGGGAGAAGAGTGACAGATCCATCCCGGGCTGGCCCTGGGTCACGCCATCACACATGGCCGGAACCCCGGCGGCAACCTGGGCGCTATGACCCAACCGGCTCAGGATCTGCTTGATCTGCCTTGGATAATCGGCATAGGGCTGATGGGCGCTGAGCATATCGTTATAGGCGGAGATGATCCCCACATTGACCCGAGTCATATCCAGCAGACTCGACTTTTGAGCCGATGAGCAGGCGGCAGCTGTGTGAGCCAGGTTGCCACAGGAGAGGGTTGCGCGCGGTACCCCTTGATTAGCCTGCTCACGGATCACCTCAAGATAGTGACTGCGAGTCCTGGTGCTACGCTCTGTGATCCTATCGGTCACTTGACAAATAATTGGATTCATCCCTTAGCTAGCTCCCCATTTTCTGTTTGTTTAAACTGCTCGGCTGCCTGCAGGCAGCGCTCAACCACCCGTTCAATCGGGCCATCAATATCCACCTCCAGCACATCATGAGTCTCATCAGTCGGTGGCTCCAGGGCCTCAAACTGACTCTTGAGTAACTCTGGTGGCATGAAGTGATCGCTGCGGGCCAGCATTCTCTCGAGGATCAGCTCAAAGTCACCCCGCAATAAAATGAATCGAACCTGCTGGTTTCCCTCACGGATCTGATCCCGGTAGGCTCTCTTGAGGGCGGAGCAGACAATCACCCCCTGCTCAC from the Dongshaea marina genome contains:
- the edd gene encoding phosphogluconate dehydratase; amino-acid sequence: MNPIICQVTDRITERSTRTRSHYLEVIREQANQGVPRATLSCGNLAHTAAACSSAQKSSLLDMTRVNVGIISAYNDMLSAHQPYADYPRQIKQILSRLGHSAQVAAGVPAMCDGVTQGQPGMDLSLFSRDLIAQATAIGLSHNTFDATLLLGICDKIAPGQLMGALAFGHLPAAFVPAGPMGSGISNSEKVSIRQQYAAGEVNKQALLEMECRAYHSPGTCTFYGTANTNQLVFEVMGLMLPGSAFVPPDTELREALTAKIASHMVRIARGSGDYRPLAEVVDARCLVNGLVALLASGGSTNHSIHMLAIARAAGLIVTWDDLDALSQVVPLLTRLYPNGPEDINAFEAAGGVPTLMLELARRGLLHMDATPVYGTMEDYLQSPEIDAGELVYRPAVSSANPKVIAAAGEIFSEQGGLKLVQGNLGRGVIKVSAIAKQHQQLEAPALVFESQHEVERAYQAGEINQDAVIVVRHNGPAANGMPELHKLMPILGNLMQQGFKVALVTDGRLSGASGKVPAVIHMTPEASRGGPLARLENGDRIRLDAGEGSLEVLTDISSREDTLVELSYQHVGGGRELFSVYRHNISSAESGATILYQEES
- a CDS encoding gluconokinase, producing the protein MMGVSSSGKSTIGEKMARRLGAKFIDGDDLHPKANILKMASGSPLNDADRAPWLERIRDAAFSLEKKSEQGVIVCSALKRAYRDQIREGNQQVRFILLRGDFELILERMLARSDHFMPPELLKSQFEALEPPTDETHDVLEVDIDGPIERVVERCLQAAEQFKQTENGELAKG